Proteins from one Sporichthya brevicatena genomic window:
- a CDS encoding DUF7405 family protein: MAEAFDWTTVVDYTRRVPVDPPLTQYELPGITEEMHKDVPVAVVPLWHAVVTGRLAFPADDRATLRTAQARLDRALAEIERVYPLQPGGLFVQVAYGTPYFRERLPASLTDEFMPKSVMPGSEGDWALVDSIRFPMDPPDLLLEQNDICFHFKSDYRHHIEDVLDALFSPGDRRLNGIPAQGVFIGDLVTVTSTRRGFAGRSMPKLVGERLGIPGADRIPDGAMLFLGFTSSHVHGLAAGNLASFETLPGFTDQLPGSYFAHGTAMHLSHIALDLKRWYSFTPQERLHRMFHPRRTETEEILSPDQSPATTTFREERDDDAARYRLVGHNEQMQFLSRVETDTVTAYGEKVERGTAFFLRQDFDTVENPFGFSVDEPVSTEPRAGVHFVGLGPCSQHYELMRREMDSPDLKERHALPDENLGFTDVLTTTHRQNYLLPPRAHRSFPLAEVLVR; the protein is encoded by the coding sequence GGCATCACCGAGGAGATGCACAAGGACGTCCCGGTCGCGGTCGTGCCGCTCTGGCACGCGGTCGTGACGGGCCGTCTGGCGTTTCCGGCCGACGACCGCGCGACGCTGCGCACGGCTCAGGCGCGTCTGGACCGAGCGCTCGCCGAGATCGAGCGCGTCTACCCGCTGCAGCCGGGCGGCCTCTTCGTCCAGGTCGCCTACGGCACGCCGTACTTCCGGGAACGGCTCCCGGCGAGCTTGACCGACGAGTTCATGCCGAAGTCGGTGATGCCGGGCAGTGAGGGCGACTGGGCGCTCGTCGACAGCATCCGGTTCCCGATGGACCCCCCGGATCTGCTCCTGGAGCAGAACGACATCTGCTTCCACTTCAAGAGCGACTACCGGCACCACATCGAGGACGTTCTCGACGCCCTCTTCTCCCCCGGCGACCGGCGCCTCAACGGCATTCCTGCCCAGGGTGTGTTCATCGGTGACCTGGTCACCGTCACCTCGACGCGCCGCGGATTCGCCGGACGGAGCATGCCCAAGCTCGTCGGCGAGCGGCTCGGCATCCCCGGCGCCGACCGGATTCCCGACGGCGCGATGCTGTTCCTCGGCTTCACGTCCAGCCACGTGCACGGCCTCGCCGCGGGGAACCTCGCGAGCTTCGAGACCCTGCCGGGCTTCACCGATCAGCTCCCCGGGAGCTACTTCGCGCACGGCACCGCGATGCATCTCTCCCACATCGCGCTCGACCTGAAGCGCTGGTACTCGTTCACCCCGCAGGAGCGTCTCCACCGGATGTTCCATCCCCGGCGCACCGAGACCGAGGAGATCCTCAGCCCGGACCAGTCCCCGGCGACCACGACGTTTCGGGAGGAGCGCGACGACGACGCCGCCCGGTACCGACTCGTCGGTCACAACGAGCAGATGCAGTTCCTCTCCCGCGTCGAGACCGACACCGTCACCGCCTACGGCGAGAAGGTCGAGCGCGGCACGGCGTTCTTCCTGCGGCAGGACTTCGACACCGTCGAGAATCCGTTCGGCTTTTCCGTCGACGAGCCGGTCTCCACCGAACCGCGCGCCGGGGTGCACTTCGTCGGTCTCGGACCCTGCTCCCAGCACTACGAACTCATGCGGCGCGAGATGGACAGTCCCGACCTGAAGGAGCGTCACGCCCTGCCGGACGAGAACCTCGGCTTCACCGACGTCCTCACCACCACCCACCGGCAGAACTACCTGCTACCGCCCCGGGCCCATCGGTCCTTCCCGCTGGCCGAGGTCCTCGTCCGCTAG
- a CDS encoding DUF7064 domain-containing protein, whose amino-acid sequence MSDTAKAFWEAKNSRFAVPDPRDEFLHPEARVAQPGPELTETQALGFSVPEHGICGLGYLWHHPNLGVVTGGAWVWRGVQPNSLASDLFDIVTYVDDAVLADDLHRYRLPNGYEAEVVEPLRTLRARYADEPRGNAFEIEFTALAEPMVLETGFHLEQPMRTRGTLTLDGRQYEVDGYSVRDRSWGQLRREVHSALPPMTWLNGVLGPDLSFGATAFDSPDLKPEWAGTLEVPGGDPLRAGWICRDGVYSPVVAIRKRTHRNPATLFPESVDVTLTDDRGLDLPLRGTILAASEWRAWHNMSSFMCLARWETPDGLVGHGDFQDILSHGYLRTFLPARPHD is encoded by the coding sequence ATGAGCGACACCGCGAAGGCGTTCTGGGAGGCGAAGAACAGCCGGTTCGCTGTGCCGGACCCGCGGGACGAGTTCCTGCACCCCGAGGCGCGGGTGGCGCAGCCGGGGCCGGAGCTGACGGAGACGCAGGCGCTGGGGTTCAGCGTGCCGGAGCACGGGATCTGCGGCCTCGGGTATCTGTGGCACCACCCCAACCTCGGGGTCGTCACCGGCGGGGCGTGGGTGTGGCGCGGGGTGCAGCCGAACAGCCTGGCCTCCGACCTGTTCGACATCGTCACCTACGTCGACGACGCGGTGCTGGCCGACGACCTGCACCGCTACCGGCTGCCGAACGGCTACGAGGCGGAGGTGGTCGAGCCGCTGCGGACGCTGCGGGCCCGGTACGCCGACGAGCCGCGCGGCAACGCGTTCGAGATCGAGTTCACCGCGCTCGCCGAGCCGATGGTGCTGGAGACCGGGTTCCACCTGGAGCAGCCGATGCGGACGCGCGGGACGCTCACCCTCGACGGTCGGCAGTACGAGGTGGACGGTTACAGCGTCCGCGACCGGTCCTGGGGTCAGCTGCGGCGGGAGGTGCACAGCGCCCTGCCGCCGATGACGTGGCTGAACGGCGTCCTCGGCCCGGACCTCAGCTTCGGCGCCACCGCGTTCGACTCCCCGGACCTGAAGCCGGAGTGGGCCGGCACGCTCGAGGTCCCCGGCGGCGACCCACTGCGCGCCGGGTGGATCTGCCGGGACGGCGTGTACTCGCCCGTCGTCGCGATCCGCAAGCGCACGCATCGCAACCCGGCCACCTTGTTCCCCGAGAGCGTCGACGTCACGCTCACCGACGACCGCGGGCTCGACCTCCCGCTGCGCGGGACGATCCTCGCGGCGTCGGAGTGGCGGGCCTGGCACAACATGTCGTCGTTCATGTGCCTGGCGCGCTGGGAGACGCCGGACGGGTTGGTCGGCCACGGCGACTTCCAGGACATCCTGTCCCACGGTTACCTGCGCACCTTCCTGCCGGCGCGGCCGCACGACTAG
- a CDS encoding tryptophan-rich sensory protein: protein MRSRWVRTLLPVVGAAVLGNGFVGRESMAWFRDLRAPRMQLPMPGFYAVGIAYYVAMGTVVARAVGREDWRTYRRAIVVLAGNEAWNAVFFGRRSARDGFLGILAFLPPLALLQASVRDDEVSRRLVAAYSTWVVAYDVPWTYRLWRLNETSGDQVERTG from the coding sequence GTGCGGAGTCGCTGGGTCCGGACGCTCCTGCCCGTGGTCGGCGCCGCCGTCCTCGGGAACGGTTTCGTGGGCCGGGAGTCGATGGCGTGGTTCCGGGATCTCCGGGCGCCGCGGATGCAACTCCCGATGCCGGGGTTCTACGCCGTCGGGATCGCCTACTACGTCGCGATGGGCACCGTGGTCGCCCGGGCGGTCGGGCGCGAGGACTGGCGGACCTACCGGCGGGCGATCGTCGTCCTGGCCGGCAATGAGGCGTGGAACGCGGTGTTCTTCGGCCGCCGCAGCGCCCGGGACGGGTTCCTCGGCATCCTCGCCTTCCTGCCACCGCTCGCCCTGCTGCAGGCCTCGGTCCGCGACGACGAGGTCTCCCGTCGCCTGGTCGCCGCGTACTCCACGTGGGTCGTCGCCTACGACGTTCCCTGGACCTATCGGCTGTGGCGGTTGAACGAGACCAGCGGCGACCAGGTAGAACGGACGGGATGA
- a CDS encoding Rieske (2Fe-2S) protein has protein sequence MSAADNKETPGQEPQELLDRRSALRNFSLVGLAAVAVPAAAAPKDPVTDLLNSLLGGGGSEPAPSEPAPTPTPKPPTQVKSVEPKGKYVKASKEPMGSVEDIPVNSGVLYEAEQYVIAQPKAGHFVGYDALCTHEGCPVDSFDTPGQMNCSCHGAKFNLATGKVEDGPAKKPLPKKPIVIENGKIYKAKKAK, from the coding sequence ATGTCTGCTGCGGACAACAAGGAAACCCCAGGTCAGGAGCCCCAGGAGCTCCTCGACCGTCGATCGGCGCTACGGAACTTCTCCCTGGTCGGCCTGGCCGCGGTGGCGGTCCCGGCGGCCGCGGCACCGAAGGACCCTGTCACCGACCTGCTCAACTCCCTGCTCGGTGGCGGCGGGTCCGAACCCGCGCCGTCGGAGCCGGCTCCGACCCCGACGCCCAAGCCGCCGACGCAGGTCAAGTCGGTCGAGCCGAAGGGCAAGTACGTCAAGGCGAGCAAGGAGCCGATGGGCTCGGTCGAGGACATCCCGGTCAACAGCGGTGTCCTCTACGAGGCCGAGCAGTACGTCATCGCCCAGCCGAAGGCCGGGCACTTCGTCGGCTACGACGCCCTGTGCACCCACGAGGGCTGCCCGGTCGACTCGTTCGACACCCCAGGTCAGATGAACTGCTCGTGTCACGGCGCGAAGTTCAACCTCGCCACCGGCAAGGTCGAGGACGGTCCGGCGAAGAAGCCGCTGCCGAAGAAGCCGATCGTGATCGAGAACGGCAAGATCTACAAGGCCAAGAAGGCCAAG
- a CDS encoding cytochrome C oxidase subunit IV family protein, with protein MTTVTHTSATKSSTLVWAALVVFTVLSFALGGEEMITHGTLAAAVVIGIGAIKIRLVGLYFMELRSAPVVLRAAFEVYCAVLFVVLLGTYALA; from the coding sequence ATGACGACGGTGACGCACACGTCCGCGACGAAGAGTTCCACGCTCGTGTGGGCGGCCCTGGTCGTCTTCACGGTGCTGTCGTTCGCCCTCGGGGGCGAAGAAATGATCACTCACGGGACGCTCGCGGCCGCGGTCGTGATCGGCATCGGCGCGATCAAGATCCGGTTGGTCGGCCTGTACTTCATGGAGCTCCGCTCGGCTCCGGTCGTCCTGCGTGCGGCGTTCGAGGTCTACTGCGCCGTGTTGTTCGTGGTCCTCCTGGGCACCTACGCCCTGGCCTGA
- a CDS encoding cytochrome c oxidase subunit 3 gives MTVDAVARPRAGQKPGHVPGEPGLWVLVFGDLLVFGVFFVMVLALRGQDPAEFVAAQQTLHVEWGVLNTIVLLTSSLFVVLGVRRAAERDPRAPRLLLAAVACGLIFAGVKAIEYTTLVQDGHRPAGDEFHAYYFMFTGVHLAHVLIGMSALLFAARLARPSFTGTHRNGALEGIATFWHLVDLLWIMLFATLYLMH, from the coding sequence ATGACTGTCGATGCCGTAGCTCGCCCGCGTGCCGGGCAGAAGCCGGGCCACGTTCCCGGCGAACCCGGACTCTGGGTGCTGGTGTTCGGCGACCTGCTCGTGTTCGGGGTCTTCTTCGTGATGGTCCTCGCGCTGCGCGGTCAGGACCCCGCGGAGTTCGTCGCCGCGCAGCAGACGCTGCACGTCGAGTGGGGTGTCCTGAACACGATCGTCCTGCTGACGAGTTCGCTGTTCGTGGTGCTCGGCGTGCGCCGTGCTGCCGAACGCGACCCGCGGGCGCCTCGTCTCCTGCTGGCCGCCGTAGCGTGCGGTCTGATCTTCGCGGGTGTGAAGGCGATCGAGTACACGACGCTCGTGCAGGACGGGCACCGCCCCGCGGGGGACGAATTCCACGCCTACTACTTCATGTTCACGGGCGTCCACCTCGCCCATGTCCTGATCGGGATGTCAGCACTGCTCTTCGCGGCCCGGCTCGCCCGGCCGTCGTTCACCGGTACCCACCGGAACGGCGCGCTCGAAGGCATCGCGACCTTCTGGCACCTGGTGGACCTGCTCTGGATCATGTTGTTCGCGACCCTCTACCTGATGCACTGA
- a CDS encoding TetR/AcrR family transcriptional regulator, translated as MTAKPSAQAESGRKRREASRTEILAATRRLLARETSVADLSVDRIVSEAGVSRATFYVCFPDKVAVVAALAQESLAWRESVHAEVLADPKLTRERLDELMLTIVGHWQANRPVLAAIIELAEHDASLRGPWRAAVTEVAEQAAAQFRVRWEESAAAPDDPDTLASVFSWMLERSCHQLVVDDTSAKAVALAMSEILWRTLTYPPPRKSRAKG; from the coding sequence GTGACGGCGAAACCGAGTGCGCAGGCGGAGTCGGGGCGCAAGCGCCGCGAGGCGTCGCGGACGGAGATCCTCGCCGCCACGCGGCGACTCCTCGCTCGCGAGACCTCGGTCGCCGACCTGAGCGTCGATCGCATCGTCAGCGAGGCCGGTGTCTCCCGCGCGACCTTCTACGTCTGCTTCCCCGACAAGGTTGCTGTCGTCGCGGCCCTCGCCCAGGAGTCGCTGGCGTGGCGCGAGTCGGTCCACGCCGAGGTCCTCGCGGACCCGAAGCTGACCCGCGAGCGGCTCGACGAGCTGATGCTCACGATCGTCGGGCACTGGCAGGCGAACCGGCCCGTGCTCGCCGCGATCATCGAACTGGCCGAGCACGACGCCTCGTTGCGTGGGCCCTGGCGCGCCGCCGTCACCGAGGTCGCCGAACAGGCCGCCGCGCAGTTCCGGGTTCGCTGGGAGGAGAGCGCCGCCGCCCCGGACGACCCGGACACTCTCGCCTCCGTCTTCAGCTGGATGCTCGAACGCAGCTGCCACCAGCTCGTCGTCGACGACACCAGCGCGAAGGCCGTCGCCCTCGCGATGTCCGAGATCCTGTGGCGCACGCTCACCTACCCGCCGCCGCGGAAGTCCCGCGCCAAGGGTTAG